One Plasmodium sp. gorilla clade G2 genome assembly, chromosome: 12 genomic window carries:
- a CDS encoding heat shock protein DNAJ homologue Pfj4 yields MPRRVNYYEVLGVPQDADLAVIKKSYRTLAMKWHPDKNPNNKAEATERFKQISEAYEVLSDPKRRRKYDLYGTDESYMTDENDEFSNFHKNFGFNDAQRIFEMFFGDSSPFGNDSFFSDVMGSSFVDKRRGRVPRSNDPFDNFFGSSFNVSFGSSFDNFMDGGSCFTSVETSTSNGGKFKNRVVKTSTSKTTSIINGKRVTRIETVKTLPNGTVERTVTEREEDDRGNINIRQLPAHELRRNKR; encoded by the exons ATGCCAAGGAGGgtaaattattatgaagTTTTAGGTGTCCCTCAAGATGCAGATTTAGCAGTTATTAAAAAGTCATATAGAACATTGGCTATGAAATGGCATCCag ATAAGAACCCTAATAATAAAGCTGAAGCTACTGAAAGATTTAAGCAAATTTCTGAGGCTTATGAAGTATTATCTGACCCAaagagaagaagaaaatatgatT tgTATGGAACAGATGAGAGTTATATGACTGATGAGAATGACGAATTTTCCAACTTTCATAAGAATTTTGGATTTAATGATGCACAGAGAATATTTGAAATGTTTTTTGGTGATTCATCACCTTTTGGTAATGATTCATTTTTTAGTGATGTAATGGGTTCATCATTTGTTGATAAAAGAAGAGGTAGAGTTCCTAGATCGAATGATCCATTTGACAATTTTTTTGGTTCCTCATTTAATGTATCTTTTGGTTCATCTTTTGACA atTTCATGGATGGGGGATCTTGTTTTACCTCTGTTGAAACCTCTACATCTAATGGAggaaaatttaaaaacaGGGTAGTAAAAACATCAACATCTAAAACTACGTCAATAATAAATGGTAAAAGAGTTACAAGAATTGAAACTGTCAAAACTTTACCAAATGGAACTGTTGAAAGAACTGTTACAGAAAGAGAAGAAGATGATAGAGGAAATATTAACATCAGACAATTACCAGCTCATGAATTAAGAAGAAACAAAAGATAA